In Bacillus sp. DX3.1, the following proteins share a genomic window:
- the mfd gene encoding transcription-repair coupling factor — translation MIGLLEQFYKNKEIQSIMDGLEEGLREQLVSGMATSSRSLLMAALYKKTKRSQLVVTHNLYQAQKVYEDLVSLLGEQDVWLYPVNELIASEIGVASPELKAQRIEVLNRLAMGESGIIVVPVAGLRRFLPIKELWKQKQIEIRLGQEIDLEALLHTLHHIGYERKSMVEAPGEFSLRGGILDIYPLTEELPLRIEFFDTEVDSIRSFDVEEQRSQDKKESIRFGPATEFLFSKGELELGVERLEEGLMKTMQKLSDDKIKTAVLETVSHEIEVLKNGQIIEQMFKYLSIFYKEPASLIDYLPENGVVILDEVSRIQETASHLETEEAEWYTSLLGEGTIIQDLVFSHQFEEFMHHKKRSFVYLTLFLRHIAHTHPQNLVNVTCKTMQDFHGQMQLLKTEIARWTEGNFTTVVLGTDEERAKKLQYILSDYDIEADIIKSTDVLLPGRLQIAVGDLHAGFEMPMQKFVVITEKELFHKKVKKSQRKQKLSNAERIKSYSELKVGDYVVHVNHGIGKFLGIETLEINGVHKDYLNIKYQGNDKLYVPIEQIDQVQKYVGSEGKDPKVYKLGGNDWKKVKTKVEKSVQDIADDLIKLYAEREASKGYAYTPDTSEQQEFESSFPYQETEDQLRSIEEIKKDMERGRPMDRLLCGDVGYGKTEVAIRAAFKAIMDEKQVAILVPTTILAQQHYETIRERFQDYPINIGLLSRFRTRKQQNETIKGLKDGTVDIVIGTHRILSKDVTYKDLGLLIIDEEQRFGVTHKEKIKQLKSNVDVLTLTATPIPRTLHMSMLGVRDLSVIETPPENRFPVQTYVVEYNPGLIREAIERELARGGQIYFLYNRVEDIERKADEISMLVPDARVTYAHGKMNEGELESVMLSFLDGQHDVLVSTTIIETGVDIPNVNTLIVFDADRMGLSQLYQLRGRVGRSNRVAYAYFAYKRDKVLSEVAERRLQAIKEFTELGSGFKIAMRDLSIRGAGNLLGAEQHGFIDSVGFDLYSQMLKDAIEQRRGTQGAESTIDVEIDLEVDAYLPDAYISDSKQKIMMYKQFRGISAIEDIEELQEEMIDRFGDYPQEVGYLLQIASIKVLAMKEQIELIKQTKLEVTFLFSEQASQNIDGGKLFMLGNSFGRMIGLGMEGSRLKVVMKINGLETSKWLTIAENLLKGLSDVKKEVINA, via the coding sequence ATGATAGGTTTACTAGAGCAATTTTATAAAAATAAAGAAATACAATCCATTATGGATGGGCTAGAAGAAGGTTTGAGAGAGCAGCTGGTATCTGGTATGGCAACTTCTTCGCGCTCTTTATTAATGGCTGCTTTATATAAAAAGACAAAGCGGTCGCAGCTTGTTGTGACACACAATTTATATCAAGCGCAAAAAGTATATGAGGATTTAGTATCACTGCTTGGAGAGCAAGACGTATGGCTATATCCAGTTAATGAATTAATTGCATCAGAAATTGGGGTCGCAAGTCCAGAATTAAAGGCGCAGCGTATTGAAGTATTAAATCGTTTAGCGATGGGTGAGAGTGGGATTATTGTTGTTCCTGTTGCTGGATTACGCCGATTTTTACCTATAAAAGAACTATGGAAGCAAAAACAAATTGAAATCCGTCTAGGGCAAGAGATTGATTTAGAGGCGTTGCTTCATACGTTACATCATATTGGTTATGAGCGTAAATCGATGGTAGAGGCTCCAGGAGAGTTTAGCCTCCGTGGTGGCATATTAGATATTTATCCGTTAACCGAGGAGTTGCCGCTTCGCATAGAATTTTTTGATACGGAAGTAGATTCTATTCGTTCGTTCGATGTAGAAGAACAACGCTCTCAAGATAAGAAGGAAAGCATACGGTTCGGTCCTGCAACGGAGTTTCTGTTTTCAAAAGGTGAGTTAGAACTTGGAGTGGAGCGTCTTGAAGAAGGGTTAATGAAGACGATGCAGAAGCTTTCAGATGACAAAATAAAAACAGCGGTACTTGAAACGGTTAGTCATGAAATAGAGGTACTGAAAAACGGACAGATCATCGAGCAGATGTTTAAATATTTATCTATTTTCTACAAGGAACCTGCTAGTCTAATAGATTATTTACCCGAAAATGGTGTCGTAATTTTAGATGAAGTTTCACGTATTCAAGAAACGGCATCTCATCTTGAGACGGAAGAGGCAGAATGGTATACGTCACTTCTTGGTGAAGGTACAATTATTCAGGATTTGGTGTTCTCTCATCAATTCGAAGAGTTTATGCATCATAAGAAAAGAAGCTTTGTGTATTTAACATTATTTTTACGCCATATTGCGCACACACATCCGCAGAATCTTGTGAATGTAACATGTAAAACAATGCAAGATTTTCATGGGCAAATGCAGCTATTAAAAACTGAAATTGCTAGATGGACCGAGGGGAATTTTACAACGGTTGTACTAGGAACAGATGAAGAACGCGCAAAAAAGTTGCAATATATTTTAAGTGATTATGATATTGAAGCAGATATTATAAAATCTACAGATGTATTACTTCCTGGTCGTCTTCAAATTGCTGTAGGTGATTTACATGCAGGATTTGAAATGCCGATGCAAAAATTTGTTGTCATCACAGAGAAGGAACTTTTTCATAAAAAGGTAAAAAAATCACAGCGTAAACAAAAGCTATCGAATGCAGAGCGTATTAAAAGCTATTCAGAGCTAAAAGTTGGCGACTACGTCGTTCATGTGAATCATGGTATTGGTAAGTTTTTAGGGATTGAAACGTTAGAGATTAACGGTGTTCATAAAGATTACTTGAATATTAAATATCAAGGTAATGATAAATTATATGTACCGATTGAACAAATAGATCAAGTACAGAAATATGTAGGGTCAGAAGGGAAAGACCCGAAAGTTTATAAATTAGGCGGGAATGATTGGAAGAAAGTAAAGACAAAAGTAGAAAAATCTGTACAAGATATCGCGGATGATTTAATTAAATTATATGCAGAGCGCGAGGCGTCTAAAGGGTATGCATATACACCGGATACTTCTGAACAGCAAGAATTCGAATCATCATTCCCATATCAAGAGACAGAAGATCAATTGCGTTCTATTGAAGAAATTAAGAAAGATATGGAACGCGGACGTCCGATGGACCGACTTCTTTGTGGTGATGTTGGATACGGTAAAACAGAAGTGGCGATTCGTGCGGCGTTTAAAGCAATTATGGACGAAAAGCAAGTGGCGATTCTAGTACCGACAACGATTCTTGCTCAGCAGCACTATGAAACGATTCGAGAGCGTTTTCAAGATTATCCAATTAATATTGGCTTGTTAAGCCGCTTCCGCACAAGAAAGCAACAAAATGAGACAATCAAAGGCTTAAAAGATGGGACAGTTGATATCGTTATTGGAACACATCGTATTTTATCCAAAGATGTAACTTATAAAGATTTAGGATTACTCATTATTGATGAAGAACAACGTTTTGGTGTTACACATAAAGAAAAGATTAAACAATTGAAATCGAATGTTGATGTCTTGACGTTAACAGCAACACCAATTCCGCGTACGCTTCATATGTCTATGCTTGGTGTACGTGATTTATCTGTTATTGAAACACCTCCAGAAAATCGTTTCCCGGTACAAACGTATGTGGTTGAGTATAATCCAGGATTGATTCGAGAAGCGATAGAAAGGGAACTTGCAAGGGGTGGCCAAATCTACTTCTTATATAATCGTGTGGAGGATATTGAAAGAAAAGCAGATGAAATTTCTATGCTAGTCCCTGATGCGCGTGTGACGTATGCGCATGGAAAAATGAATGAGGGCGAGTTAGAGTCTGTGATGCTATCATTTTTAGATGGGCAGCATGATGTGCTTGTAAGTACAACTATTATTGAAACGGGTGTTGATATTCCAAATGTAAATACATTGATTGTATTCGATGCAGACCGTATGGGATTATCGCAGTTGTATCAACTTCGTGGGCGTGTTGGGCGTTCAAATCGTGTGGCTTATGCATACTTTGCATATAAGCGTGATAAAGTGTTGTCAGAGGTCGCTGAGAGACGCTTACAAGCGATTAAAGAATTTACGGAACTCGGATCTGGCTTTAAGATTGCGATGCGTGATTTATCGATTCGTGGTGCTGGTAACTTATTAGGTGCAGAGCAGCATGGATTTATTGATTCTGTTGGATTTGATTTATATTCTCAAATGTTAAAAGATGCAATTGAACAGCGCAGAGGAACACAAGGAGCTGAAAGTACAATTGACGTCGAAATTGACTTAGAGGTCGATGCATATTTACCGGATGCTTATATTTCTGATAGTAAGCAAAAAATTATGATGTACAAACAATTTAGAGGCATTTCCGCTATTGAAGATATTGAGGAATTACAAGAGGAAATGATTGATCGCTTTGGAGATTATCCGCAGGAAGTTGGATATTTATTACAAATTGCAAGTATTAAAGTATTAGCAATGAAAGAGCAAATTGAGCTTATTAAACAGACGAAACTTGAAGTCACGTTCTTATTTTCCGAGCAAGCAAGCCAAAATATTGATGGCGGAAAGCTATTTATGCTTGGAAATAGCTTTGGTCGCATGATTGGGCTCGGCATGGAAGGCTCTCGTCTGAAAGTTGTGATGAAAATTAATGGATTAGAAACGTCAAAATGGCTAACAATTGCTGAAAATTTATTAAAAGGCCTGTCTGATGTGAAAAAAGAAGTGATAAATGCTTAA
- a CDS encoding small, acid-soluble spore protein, alpha/beta type — MSNQFKEELAKELGFYDVVQKEGWGGIRAKDAGNMVKRAIEIAEQQLMKQNQ; from the coding sequence ATGTCAAATCAATTTAAAGAAGAGCTTGCAAAGGAGCTTGGATTTTATGATGTTGTTCAGAAAGAAGGATGGGGCGGAATTCGTGCGAAAGATGCTGGTAATATGGTGAAACGTGCCATTGAAATTGCAGAGCAGCAATTGATGAAACAGAACCAGTAG
- a CDS encoding ribose-phosphate diphosphokinase, translated as MSTQYLNSNLKVFSLNSNKELAEQIANHIGVRLGKCSVDRFSDGEVQINIEESIRGCDVFIIQSTSFPVNEHIMELLIMIDALKRASAKTINIVIPYYGYARQDRKARSREPITSKLVANLLETAGATRVITLDLHAPQIQGFFDIPIDHLMGVPILSDYFETKGLKDIVIVSPDHGGVTRARKMADRLKAPIAIIDKRRPRPNVSEVMNIIGNIEGKTAILIDDIIDTAGTITLAANALVENGASEVYACCTHPVLSGPAIERIQNSNIKELVVTNSIVLPEEKKIDKVHELSVAPLIGEAIIRVYEEESVSVLFN; from the coding sequence ATGTCGACTCAATATCTAAATTCTAACTTGAAAGTATTCTCTTTAAACTCTAATAAGGAACTTGCAGAGCAAATTGCAAATCACATTGGAGTAAGACTAGGGAAATGTTCTGTTGACCGTTTTAGTGATGGAGAAGTTCAAATTAACATTGAAGAAAGTATTCGTGGTTGCGATGTATTCATTATTCAATCTACAAGCTTTCCGGTAAACGAACACATCATGGAATTACTTATTATGATTGATGCGTTAAAACGTGCATCTGCAAAAACAATTAACATTGTTATTCCTTATTATGGTTATGCACGTCAAGATCGTAAAGCGCGCTCTCGTGAGCCAATTACATCGAAACTTGTAGCAAACTTGCTTGAAACAGCAGGTGCAACTCGTGTAATCACTCTAGATTTACATGCTCCACAAATTCAAGGGTTCTTTGATATTCCAATAGACCACTTAATGGGTGTACCGATTCTTTCTGATTATTTCGAGACGAAAGGTCTTAAGGATATCGTAATTGTATCTCCTGACCATGGTGGTGTAACGCGTGCAAGAAAAATGGCAGATCGCTTAAAAGCGCCGATTGCTATTATTGATAAACGCCGTCCACGTCCGAACGTATCGGAAGTTATGAATATCATCGGTAACATTGAAGGAAAAACAGCAATTTTAATTGATGACATCATTGATACAGCTGGTACAATTACATTAGCAGCAAACGCTCTTGTTGAGAACGGTGCTTCTGAAGTATATGCTTGCTGTACACACCCAGTTTTATCTGGTCCAGCAATTGAACGCATTCAAAATTCAAATATTAAAGAGTTAGTTGTAACAAACTCTATCGTATTACCAGAAGAGAAGAAAATTGATAAAGTGCATGAACTTTCTGTTGCTCCATTAATCGGAGAAGCAATCATTCGTGTTTACGAAGAAGAATCTGTGAGCGTATTATTTAATTAA
- a CDS encoding RidA family protein, whose product MKVVQTNQAPQAIGPYSQGIIVNNMFYSSGQIPLLANGELVTGDVKVQTEQVFQNLQAVLEEAGASFETVIKTTVFLKDMDDFNNVNEVYEAYFSTHKPARSCVQVAKLPKDVAVEIEVIALVK is encoded by the coding sequence ATGAAAGTAGTTCAAACAAATCAAGCGCCACAAGCAATTGGTCCATATTCACAAGGGATTATCGTAAATAATATGTTTTATAGCTCAGGACAAATTCCATTATTAGCAAATGGGGAGCTTGTAACAGGAGATGTAAAGGTACAGACAGAACAAGTATTTCAAAATTTACAGGCTGTATTAGAAGAAGCTGGGGCATCATTTGAGACAGTTATAAAAACAACTGTATTTTTAAAAGATATGGATGACTTTAATAATGTAAATGAGGTGTATGAAGCATATTTTTCTACACATAAACCAGCTCGATCTTGTGTACAAGTTGCAAAATTACCGAAAGATGTTGCCGTCGAAATTGAAGTCATCGCCCTCGTAAAATAA
- the pth gene encoding aminoacyl-tRNA hydrolase has protein sequence MKLIVGLGNPGREYELTRHNIGFMAIDELAKRWSISLNEQKFKGLFGAGFVNGEKVILLKPLTYMNLSGESIRPLMDYYKIDVEDFVVMYDDLDIPVGKLRLRMKGSAGGHNGVKSTIAHLGTQEFQRIRMGIDRPKNGMKVVDYVLGRFTAEELPEVEQSIGKAADACEEWLKKPFLQIMNTFNN, from the coding sequence ATGAAATTAATAGTAGGACTTGGGAACCCAGGTAGAGAATATGAATTAACAAGGCATAATATTGGATTTATGGCAATTGACGAGCTTGCAAAGCGATGGAGTATCTCTTTAAATGAACAAAAGTTCAAAGGTTTATTTGGTGCAGGATTTGTTAATGGGGAGAAAGTGATTTTATTAAAACCACTTACGTATATGAATTTATCTGGGGAAAGTATTCGTCCTCTTATGGATTACTATAAAATTGATGTGGAAGATTTTGTTGTGATGTACGATGATCTAGATATTCCGGTAGGAAAATTACGTCTTCGTATGAAAGGTAGTGCGGGTGGCCATAATGGTGTGAAATCGACAATTGCACATTTAGGAACTCAAGAATTCCAGCGCATTCGTATGGGGATTGATCGCCCGAAAAACGGCATGAAAGTAGTGGATTATGTACTAGGTCGTTTTACGGCAGAAGAGCTGCCTGAAGTGGAACAATCGATTGGAAAAGCTGCTGATGCATGTGAAGAATGGTTAAAGAAACCATTTCTCCAAATTATGAATACTTTTAACAATTAA
- the veg gene encoding biofilm formation stimulator Veg, protein MSKRLDEIKSELDHHLGQRLMLKANSGRRKTVEQSGVLAETYRSVFVVQLDQQEDTLQRVSYSYADVLTETVELTFYDDPHNEVILG, encoded by the coding sequence ATGTCAAAACGTTTAGATGAAATTAAAAGCGAATTAGATCATCATCTTGGGCAGCGACTTATGTTAAAGGCGAATAGTGGAAGAAGAAAGACAGTGGAGCAGTCTGGTGTGCTAGCAGAAACATATCGTTCTGTTTTTGTTGTACAGCTTGATCAACAAGAAGATACACTGCAACGTGTTTCTTATAGCTATGCGGATGTTTTAACAGAAACGGTGGAATTGACATTTTATGATGACCCACATAACGAGGTTATTTTAGGATAA
- the yabG gene encoding sporulation peptidase YabG, translating into MVVHVGDLVERQSYNRDILFRIKEIKGEIAILFGEEVRLVADAPLEDLVAIDHREYKKREKREKETMERTYRLFQQDYVLMKQRHEHNSTGGYTSEVNYFQMPGRVLHIDGDPLYLRKCLDLYTKMGVPVQGVHCKETEMHEKVVDLIDHFRPDILVITGHDAYTKSKGGMGDLAAYRHSRHFVQAVREVRKKYPSLDQLVIFAGACQSHFEALIRAGANFASSPSRINIHALDPVYVVGKVSFTSFMERVNVWDVVRNTITGEKGLGGIETRGILRTGLPFQHYEE; encoded by the coding sequence ATGGTTGTACATGTTGGGGATTTAGTGGAACGACAGTCTTATAACCGAGACATTCTTTTTCGCATTAAAGAAATAAAAGGCGAAATCGCCATACTGTTTGGAGAAGAGGTACGACTTGTGGCAGATGCGCCACTTGAAGATTTAGTTGCAATTGATCATCGTGAGTATAAAAAAAGAGAAAAACGTGAAAAGGAAACGATGGAGAGAACGTATCGCTTATTTCAACAAGACTATGTATTGATGAAGCAACGTCATGAACATAACTCTACAGGTGGATATACGAGTGAAGTGAATTACTTTCAAATGCCAGGGAGGGTTTTGCATATAGATGGAGACCCGTTGTATTTACGGAAATGTTTAGATTTATATACAAAGATGGGTGTTCCAGTTCAAGGTGTTCATTGTAAAGAAACAGAAATGCATGAAAAGGTAGTGGATTTAATAGATCATTTTCGCCCTGATATTTTGGTAATTACAGGTCATGATGCGTATACAAAATCTAAAGGGGGTATGGGTGATTTAGCAGCTTACCGTCATTCTAGGCATTTTGTACAGGCTGTTCGGGAAGTAAGAAAAAAATATCCATCTTTAGATCAACTTGTTATTTTTGCTGGAGCATGTCAGTCTCATTTTGAAGCATTGATTCGAGCGGGGGCTAATTTTGCAAGCTCACCATCACGTATTAATATTCATGCATTAGATCCAGTGTATGTAGTAGGGAAGGTTAGCTTTACTTCTTTTATGGAACGCGTGAATGTATGGGATGTTGTGCGCAATACAATTACTGGAGAAAAAGGCCTTGGTGGGATTGAAACCCGAGGGATTTTACGAACGGGATTACCTTTTCAACATTACGAAGAGTAA
- the spoVG gene encoding septation regulator SpoVG encodes MEVTDVRLRRVNTEGRMRAIASITLDHEFVVHDIRVIDGNNGLFVAMPSKRTPDGEFRDIAHPINSNTRSKIQDAVLTEYHRLGELEEVEFEEAGAS; translated from the coding sequence ATGGAAGTGACTGACGTAAGATTACGCCGCGTAAACACAGAAGGCCGCATGAGAGCGATTGCCTCCATTACACTAGACCATGAGTTTGTTGTTCATGATATTCGTGTAATTGATGGCAATAATGGGTTATTTGTAGCAATGCCAAGCAAACGTACTCCAGATGGGGAGTTCCGTGACATTGCTCATCCAATTAATTCTAACACACGCTCTAAAATTCAAGATGCGGTTTTAACCGAGTATCACCGTTTAGGCGAGTTAGAAGAAGTTGAGTTTGAAGAAGCCGGTGCTTCGTAA
- a CDS encoding anti-sigma-F factor Fin family protein translates to MDGHYYCRHCGCNVGSIAAEKVYSQVLFQLTEQERLEMIHFHENGNIYIKTICESCQETLSSYPEYYEYELFLQ, encoded by the coding sequence ATGGACGGACATTATTACTGCAGACACTGTGGATGTAACGTAGGTTCCATTGCTGCGGAAAAAGTATACAGTCAAGTTTTATTTCAACTAACAGAGCAAGAGCGGTTAGAAATGATTCATTTTCACGAAAATGGAAATATATATATAAAAACAATTTGTGAATCGTGCCAAGAAACGCTCTCATCTTATCCTGAATATTATGAGTATGAACTATTTCTGCAATAA
- the purR gene encoding pur operon repressor, translating to MKIRRSTRLVDMTYYLLQNPRQLVSLTFFAERYQSAKSSISEDLVIIKQTFEQQGVGTLQTVPGAAGGVKYIPYISEVEANQIIDELCGLFENPDRILPGEYLYMTDLLSNPRYINGAGRLFASVFARQPIDAVMTVATKGIPLAYAVANYLNVPVVIARKDNKVTEGPTVSINYVSGSSKRIQTMTLAKRSLPEGSNVLIIDDFMKAGGTIQGMISMLEEFKANVVGIGVLVESSDIEERIIDNFVSLIRLSEVDIKEKTIQMEKGNYSLVPFAEELVEAE from the coding sequence GTGAAAATTAGACGTAGTACAAGATTGGTCGATATGACTTATTATTTGTTACAAAACCCTCGTCAGTTAGTTTCTCTCACTTTTTTTGCTGAACGGTATCAGTCTGCTAAATCCTCTATTAGTGAAGATTTAGTCATTATTAAGCAAACGTTTGAGCAACAAGGGGTCGGCACATTGCAAACGGTACCAGGTGCAGCAGGAGGAGTGAAATATATTCCTTATATAAGTGAAGTGGAAGCAAATCAAATTATTGATGAGCTTTGTGGATTATTTGAAAATCCAGATCGTATTCTTCCAGGTGAATACTTATATATGACGGATCTTTTAAGCAATCCGCGTTATATTAATGGAGCAGGGCGTCTCTTTGCTTCTGTATTTGCAAGACAGCCAATTGATGCTGTTATGACGGTGGCAACAAAAGGGATTCCACTTGCATATGCAGTAGCAAACTATTTAAACGTTCCTGTTGTGATTGCAAGAAAAGATAATAAGGTAACAGAAGGACCGACAGTTAGTATTAATTATGTATCTGGCTCATCTAAGCGTATTCAAACGATGACATTAGCAAAGCGTAGTCTTCCAGAAGGTTCCAATGTATTAATCATTGATGACTTTATGAAGGCTGGCGGAACGATTCAAGGCATGATCAGTATGCTGGAAGAATTTAAGGCTAATGTTGTTGGAATTGGTGTATTAGTAGAGTCAAGTGACATTGAAGAACGAATTATTGATAACTTTGTTTCGTTAATTCGTTTATCTGAAGTAGATATAAAAGAGAAAACCATTCAAATGGAAAAAGGAAACTATTCACTTGTACCATTTGCTGAAGAGCTTGTAGAAGCTGAATAA
- the glmU gene encoding bifunctional UDP-N-acetylglucosamine diphosphorylase/glucosamine-1-phosphate N-acetyltransferase GlmU, with translation MSNRFAVILAAGKGTRMKSKLYKVLHPVCGKPMVQHVVDQVSQLGLQKLVTVVGHGAEKVQEQLGNVSEFALQSEQLGTAHAVEQASNVLVNEEGTTLVICGDTPLITAETMEALLKHHEEAGAKATVLTAYVEEPAGYGRIVRNENGHVEKIVEHKDANEVERAIKEINTGTYCFDNQALFASLSKVSNENVQGEYYLPDVIEILKNEGHIVSAYQTEHFDETLGVNDRVALSQAENIMKKRINQKNMVNGVTIIDPNNTYISADAIIGSDTVIHPGTVIEGNTVIGSDCEIGPHTVVRDSEIGDHTTIRQSTIHDSKLGKDVSVGPFAHIRPDSVIGDEVRVGNFVEIKKTVFGNRSKASHLSYIGDAQIGEDVNLGCGSITVNYDGKNKFKTVIGDGVFIGCNSNLVAPVTVEDGAYVAAGSTITENVPSKALSIARARQTNKEDYVDQLLNKKKS, from the coding sequence ATGTCAAACAGATTTGCAGTGATTTTAGCTGCAGGCAAAGGCACACGTATGAAGTCCAAGCTATACAAAGTGCTTCATCCTGTATGTGGAAAACCAATGGTACAGCATGTAGTTGATCAAGTATCTCAGTTAGGATTGCAGAAACTTGTAACAGTTGTTGGGCACGGTGCTGAAAAAGTACAAGAACAACTAGGGAATGTAAGTGAGTTTGCATTGCAATCAGAACAACTTGGTACAGCACACGCAGTTGAGCAAGCATCTAATGTGCTTGTAAACGAAGAGGGAACAACTTTAGTTATTTGTGGTGATACGCCGCTTATAACAGCAGAAACAATGGAAGCATTGTTAAAGCATCATGAAGAAGCCGGGGCGAAAGCAACGGTGCTAACAGCATACGTAGAAGAGCCTGCTGGATATGGCCGCATTGTTCGTAATGAGAATGGTCATGTTGAAAAAATTGTTGAGCATAAAGATGCAAATGAAGTAGAGCGAGCTATTAAAGAAATTAATACGGGTACGTATTGTTTCGATAATCAGGCACTATTTGCTTCGCTTTCTAAAGTTTCAAACGAAAATGTTCAAGGTGAATATTACCTTCCAGATGTCATTGAAATTTTGAAAAATGAAGGTCATATTGTATCGGCTTATCAAACAGAGCATTTTGATGAAACATTAGGTGTTAATGACAGAGTCGCTCTATCGCAAGCGGAAAACATTATGAAAAAGCGTATCAACCAAAAGAATATGGTAAATGGTGTTACAATCATCGATCCAAATAACACATACATTTCTGCAGATGCAATCATCGGCAGTGATACAGTTATTCATCCAGGAACAGTTATCGAAGGAAATACTGTAATTGGTTCTGATTGTGAAATTGGACCACATACAGTAGTGCGTGATAGTGAAATCGGAGATCATACGACAATTCGCCAATCTACTATACACGATAGTAAGCTTGGTAAAGATGTTTCAGTTGGTCCGTTTGCACACATTCGTCCAGATTCTGTAATCGGTGACGAGGTACGTGTCGGAAACTTTGTGGAAATTAAAAAGACTGTTTTTGGAAATAGAAGTAAAGCTTCTCACTTAAGTTATATCGGGGATGCGCAAATTGGAGAAGACGTGAATCTTGGTTGTGGTTCAATTACGGTGAACTACGATGGTAAGAACAAATTTAAAACAGTTATTGGTGATGGCGTATTTATTGGTTGTAATTCAAACCTTGTCGCTCCTGTAACAGTTGAAGATGGTGCTTATGTTGCGGCGGGCTCTACAATTACAGAAAATGTCCCATCAAAAGCATTATCGATTGCACGTGCACGTCAAACAAACAAAGAAGACTATGTTGATCAATTGCTGAACAAGAAAAAATCATAA
- the ispE gene encoding 4-(cytidine 5'-diphospho)-2-C-methyl-D-erythritol kinase: MKLLVKAPAKINLSLDVLGKRPDGYHEVKMIMTTIDLADRLELTELSEDRIEIVSHNRYVPDDQRNLAYQAAKLLKERFKVKKGVSIAIEKTIPVAAGLAGGSSDAAATLRGLNKLWNLGLTIDELADLGAKIGSDVSFCVYGGTAIATGRGEKIQHIKTPPSCWVILAKPHIGVSTADVYGNLQLNRVMHPDVDQMVEVIEQGDYKGICHAVGNVLEDVTFAMHPEVAHIKAQMKRFGADAVLMSGSGPTVFGLVHHDSRMNRIYNGLKGFCEQVYAVRLLGKRETLE; this comes from the coding sequence TTGAAGCTACTAGTGAAAGCACCAGCAAAGATTAATCTGTCGTTAGATGTACTGGGGAAAAGACCGGACGGTTATCATGAAGTGAAAATGATTATGACAACAATCGATTTAGCAGATCGTTTAGAGCTAACGGAGTTATCAGAAGACCGTATCGAAATCGTATCCCATAATCGGTATGTCCCAGACGACCAACGAAATTTGGCTTATCAAGCAGCAAAGTTATTAAAAGAGAGATTTAAAGTAAAGAAAGGCGTATCTATTGCAATTGAAAAAACAATTCCAGTAGCGGCGGGATTAGCAGGTGGAAGTAGCGATGCTGCAGCTACATTACGCGGTCTTAATAAGTTATGGAATCTAGGACTTACAATAGATGAATTGGCTGACCTTGGAGCGAAAATCGGATCAGATGTATCCTTTTGTGTGTATGGAGGGACAGCAATTGCTACAGGAAGAGGAGAAAAGATACAACATATAAAGACACCTCCTTCTTGTTGGGTCATTTTGGCCAAGCCCCATATTGGGGTATCGACCGCTGACGTATATGGAAACTTGCAATTAAATCGCGTAATGCATCCCGATGTAGATCAAATGGTTGAAGTCATAGAGCAAGGTGATTACAAAGGAATCTGTCACGCTGTTGGAAATGTGCTAGAAGATGTGACGTTTGCGATGCATCCTGAAGTTGCTCATATTAAGGCACAGATGAAGCGCTTTGGTGCGGATGCAGTTTTAATGAGTGGTAGTGGACCAACTGTGTTTGGATTAGTCCATCATGATTCACGTATGAACCGTATTTATAATGGGTTAAAAGGATTTTGCGAGCAAGTATATGCCGTACGTCTACTAGGAAAACGAGAAACCCTTGAATAA